A window of Pseudomonas mucidolens contains these coding sequences:
- a CDS encoding IacB protein, giving the protein MTDKKTLRVLFCIGINQNFFDAPRPEALEVWAAFGAMWNGIADLPGVTVLGNMDDDQSMVGPSAGWPWTTYLLADVPDIETVHAACNLFRTTEVGDGPYKLWKYCKVEARTGRELIIQR; this is encoded by the coding sequence ATGACCGATAAAAAAACCCTGCGAGTCCTGTTCTGCATTGGCATCAACCAAAACTTCTTCGATGCTCCGCGCCCCGAAGCTCTGGAAGTCTGGGCCGCGTTCGGCGCCATGTGGAACGGCATCGCCGACCTGCCGGGCGTCACTGTGCTGGGCAACATGGACGACGATCAGAGCATGGTCGGCCCGTCCGCTGGTTGGCCCTGGACGACTTATCTGCTGGCCGATGTGCCAGACATCGAAACCGTCCACGCCGCGTGCAATCTGTTTCGCACCACGGAAGTCGGTGATGGCCCTTACAAACTCTGGAAGTACTGCAAGGTCGAGGCCCGTACCGGTCGCGAACTGATCATCCAGCGCTGA
- a CDS encoding amidase, giving the protein MSIVVEELALGGNGLSVMVKDTIDIAGYPTRASSSALADAPAAGEHAYVVQSVLDAGCRITGKTSLHELAFGTTGLNAWTGTASNPRYPGYIPGGSSSGSAAAVAAGLCDFALGTDTGGSVRIPAACCGVFGLKPTFGRVSRQGVMPAHSTLDCVGPLALDMDRLIEAMHVIDPTFTSIPVPEHLAIGVVAVEANEQIHAVVNQALGRSRFKLLEQTLPGMAAAYGAGMVIINAETWAACGHLLQTGRVGNDVADRLRAASLTSAESVETAEIVRRAFTAEVDAALAITPILAMPTMPDFPLLVADAADTRAALGMTSLVRAFNLSGHPALSIPLESASGLPVGLQLIAAPGADELLCAVARELVRRLEE; this is encoded by the coding sequence ATGTCGATCGTTGTTGAGGAATTAGCCTTAGGAGGGAATGGCCTTTCGGTCATGGTGAAAGACACCATCGATATCGCAGGCTATCCGACCCGCGCTTCAAGCAGCGCGCTGGCCGATGCGCCGGCGGCCGGCGAACATGCATACGTGGTTCAGTCCGTTCTGGATGCGGGCTGCCGGATCACCGGTAAAACCAGCCTGCATGAATTGGCATTCGGCACCACCGGCCTCAACGCCTGGACCGGCACTGCGTCCAATCCGCGCTATCCGGGCTATATACCGGGCGGCTCTTCCAGTGGTTCGGCGGCCGCGGTGGCGGCGGGCCTTTGCGACTTCGCATTGGGCACCGACACCGGAGGCTCAGTACGGATTCCAGCGGCGTGCTGTGGTGTATTCGGTCTCAAGCCAACCTTCGGTCGTGTCAGTCGTCAGGGTGTGATGCCAGCGCACAGCACCCTCGATTGTGTAGGCCCCCTGGCGCTGGATATGGATCGCTTGATTGAAGCGATGCACGTCATTGATCCCACGTTCACCTCCATCCCGGTGCCTGAGCATCTTGCTATCGGCGTAGTCGCGGTAGAGGCCAATGAACAGATCCATGCGGTGGTGAACCAGGCGCTGGGCCGTTCGCGCTTCAAATTGCTTGAGCAGACGCTGCCCGGCATGGCCGCAGCGTATGGCGCCGGCATGGTCATCATCAACGCCGAAACCTGGGCAGCGTGTGGCCATCTGCTGCAAACCGGTCGGGTCGGCAATGATGTCGCCGACCGTCTGCGAGCGGCCAGTTTGACTTCTGCCGAGTCCGTTGAAACGGCAGAAATCGTCCGTCGTGCGTTTACCGCAGAAGTGGACGCAGCCCTGGCCATCACGCCGATTCTGGCCATGCCGACCATGCCCGACTTTCCATTGCTGGTCGCCGATGCGGCTGACACTCGCGCCGCCCTGGGCATGACGTCCCTGGTACGCGCTTTCAATCTTTCCGGTCATCCGGCCCTGAGCATTCCTCTGGAAAGCGCTTCGGGACTTCCGGTAGGCCTTCAACTCATTGCCGCCCCTGGCGCGGACGAACTGCTGTGTGCAGTCGCCCGCGAGTTGGTCCGGCGCCTGGAAGAGTAA
- a CDS encoding acyl-CoA dehydrogenase family protein has product MTAPSELNYQRRVPITANETFQKLLVEIRARARSEEFDQQKFISQDVIEQFRKLGVYRALVPKRFGGDERSPAEFCQMVEDISIADGSAGWVASFGMSPVYLAALPLETIKKIYADSPDVVFAGGIFPPQPASFVEGGLEVNGRWKFSSGCMGASLIGVGISPKNGEMLGLPRLAVMPREKVQIEETWNVVGLVGTGSHDVVVEGVVVPEEWTFVRGGPSNLDEPFFRYPSLSFATQVLSVVGLGVARAALDELSGMASGRISVTGAPSLSDRPLAQVEMAKAEASLRAARSWFYQSIDDAWTSVLAGDPVSVEQTNMLRLSSTHATRVAADVARTAQMLSGMSGVYRTSPLSRFVNDTQVITQHAFMGDMTYQNAGAIFFGNKPLPGYL; this is encoded by the coding sequence ATGACTGCGCCAAGCGAGCTGAATTACCAGCGCCGCGTGCCGATCACGGCGAATGAAACGTTTCAGAAACTGCTGGTCGAGATTCGTGCGCGTGCCCGCAGCGAAGAATTCGACCAACAAAAATTTATCTCGCAGGATGTTATCGAGCAGTTCCGCAAGCTCGGCGTCTATCGGGCCCTGGTGCCCAAGCGCTTCGGCGGTGACGAGCGCTCACCGGCCGAGTTTTGCCAGATGGTCGAAGATATCTCCATCGCCGACGGCTCCGCCGGTTGGGTCGCCAGCTTCGGCATGAGCCCGGTTTACCTGGCGGCACTGCCGCTGGAAACCATCAAGAAAATCTATGCCGATTCGCCTGACGTGGTGTTCGCCGGCGGGATCTTCCCACCGCAGCCTGCATCATTTGTCGAGGGTGGCCTGGAGGTCAACGGGCGCTGGAAATTCTCCAGTGGCTGCATGGGGGCCTCGCTGATCGGCGTGGGCATCAGCCCGAAAAACGGAGAGATGCTCGGCCTGCCACGCCTGGCGGTGATGCCTCGGGAAAAAGTGCAGATCGAGGAAACCTGGAACGTCGTTGGCCTGGTCGGCACCGGGAGCCATGACGTCGTCGTCGAAGGCGTAGTGGTGCCGGAGGAGTGGACCTTCGTGCGCGGTGGTCCGTCGAACCTTGACGAACCGTTCTTCCGCTACCCGTCGCTGTCTTTCGCCACTCAAGTCTTGTCGGTGGTCGGCCTCGGCGTTGCTCGCGCGGCACTCGATGAGTTGAGCGGCATGGCCAGTGGACGAATCTCCGTGACCGGTGCGCCGTCGTTGTCCGACCGACCGCTGGCCCAAGTCGAGATGGCTAAGGCCGAAGCGTCGCTGCGCGCCGCGCGTTCGTGGTTCTACCAGTCCATCGACGATGCCTGGACCAGCGTACTGGCCGGCGATCCGGTGAGCGTCGAGCAGACCAATATGCTGCGCTTGTCCTCGACCCACGCCACCCGCGTCGCGGCCGATGTTGCGCGCACTGCGCAAATGCTTTCGGGCATGAGCGGGGTCTACCGCACCAGTCCTCTGTCGCGTTTCGTCAACGACACCCAAGTCATTACACAGCACGCCTTCATGGGCGACATGACCTACCAGAACGCCGGCGCAATCTTCTTCGGCAACAAGCCGCTGCCTGGCTACCTGTAA
- a CDS encoding nuclear transport factor 2 family protein, with protein sequence MSSQEHLRALEQRLEQLESENAIRACMNRYMFLCDELGVGSPLEELAGLFTAQAIWEGKGAKYQNSFGGYHGREAIKAMFATYMIEPAHFSLNVHFLTSELIRVSGDIADASWVMLQTSTFASGASHLNSARLMVRFAQEQGQWRMAHFQTENLFSRPVDTWNSAAHLPVPGKSDQS encoded by the coding sequence ATGTCATCACAAGAGCATTTGCGCGCACTGGAGCAGCGGCTCGAACAGCTGGAAAGCGAGAACGCAATCCGCGCCTGCATGAATCGCTACATGTTTCTGTGCGACGAACTGGGTGTGGGTTCCCCACTCGAGGAGTTGGCCGGGTTGTTCACCGCTCAGGCGATCTGGGAAGGCAAGGGTGCCAAGTACCAGAACAGCTTCGGCGGTTACCACGGGCGCGAGGCGATCAAGGCGATGTTTGCGACCTACATGATCGAACCGGCGCACTTTTCGCTGAACGTGCACTTCCTGACCTCGGAACTGATCAGGGTCAGCGGCGATATCGCCGATGCCAGCTGGGTGATGTTGCAGACCTCGACCTTTGCCTCGGGTGCTTCGCACCTCAATAGCGCCCGTCTGATGGTGCGGTTCGCCCAGGAACAAGGGCAGTGGCGCATGGCGCACTTTCAGACCGAGAACCTGTTCAGCCGTCCGGTTGATACCTGGAACAGCGCCGCGCACCTGCCCGTACCCGGCAAGTCCGACCAGTCCTGA